Part of the Halogeometricum sp. S3BR5-2 genome, CCTCGCTGTCGCCCGCGGTGCTCGCGTCGCTCGTCGCCGTCGCCTTCCTCGCCGGCGTCGGGAACACCGGCGTCGGCGTCGGCGGCGTCTTCGTCACCGCCGCGCTCTACGCGTTCACGGACCTCCCCTCCGAGGCAGTCGCCGGGACGGCGCTCGCGACGTTCGCGGCGACCGGCGCGCTCGGAAGCTACTCGTACGTTCGCTCGGGCGAACTGCGGGGTGAGGGCCGTCGGCTGGCGGCGCTCCTCGGCGCCGGCGGCGGCGTCGGCGTCCTCGGCGGCGTCGCACTCAACGACCTGCTTCCGACCGCGACGGTCGAGTCGCTGTTCGGCGCGGCGGTCGCAGTCGTCGGGGTCGTCGTCGCCGCCCGCGAACTGGCGGGGCTCCGGCCGGTCGCCGAGTTGGACCCCGAGACGGCGACCGGCGGGGCGTCGTTCGTCGCCATCGGCGCCGGCGTCGGCCTCGTCAGCGGTCTGCTCGGCATCGGCGGCCTCGCGGCCGTCGTCCCCGCTCTCGCGCTGCTGGGGGTTCCGCTCCTCGTCGCCATCGGCGTCGGACAGGTCGTCTCGGGGCTGCTCTCCCTCGTCGGCGCCGCGGGGTTCGCGCTCCGCGGCGCGGTCGAACCCGCCCTCGTCCTCGCCGTCGGCGTCCCGGAACTCGCGGGCGCCCTCGTCGGCTGGCGCCTCGCTCACGTCC contains:
- a CDS encoding sulfite exporter TauE/SafE family protein produces the protein MVASLSPAVLASLVAVAFLAGVGNTGVGVGGVFVTAALYAFTDLPSEAVAGTALATFAATGALGSYSYVRSGELRGEGRRLAALLGAGGGVGVLGGVALNDLLPTATVESLFGAAVAVVGVVVAARELAGLRPVAELDPETATGGASFVAIGAGVGLVSGLLGIGGLAAVVPALALLGVPLLVAIGVGQVVSGLLSLVGAAGFALRGAVEPALVLAVGVPELAGALVGWRLAHVLPERPLSLALSAALVLSGGYVLLG